The window TTCAGAAACAGGTAATATTAACTGGCTAACCCACTTATACTGGCTGAACGCAAATAACGTTAGTAAATTGAGCCCACGATTAAAGACAACGTCTTTGTTTACATGCTAACAACGCTAACGTTTCGACAGCACGTTTGGCATCAGGCGGCTATAAACCACAAACGCCGGCCAGACATGTTTATTATGCAAcacatcaataaaaaaacagttgtaAATTAAAGTGACACTAGAACTGCTTCAGCTGACCTGGATTAAATATACActtttaataaatgatttaaagtgGACTACATTGCGTTAATTAGCCCACCTGGCTACGTTAACGTTAGCTCGGAACATTTGACAGGTTGCAGGCAGCAGAAACCCTGCGTGCTGTGTCCACTGCACTGCCCTTTCCACACTAGTCAGTGAGACACGTCGGGATTACagtgaaagagaaggaaagacgAGGGGCAAGCGAGGCGATGACAGCACTTCAAGGTCAGCTAGTTTCATGACGTCGAGCAGCTGGCTCGTTTTTCTCCTCCCCGACATGCCGAGGCTTCTGTTATTACGTCCAACTATGTGAGCTAGAATTGGGTTACTCTTTTAAAACAGGAGAGCGAGCTAACTTAAGCTAGCACATTAATGCTAACCGAAAATGAAAGCTGCTTTGTCAGCTTAACACGACCGGGCCTTACCCTTCTCTTGTGTCGGGGTAATTTTTTTTGGAAGGTAACGCCGACTGACCTCGGTTAGCCGGTGCTTATAAACTTGGCCCCTCAAGTTTGCCACATCGCTGGTTGAACATGTTAAGCGTTGTCTTTAGAGAGAGAGTTGAAGCTGGACTGACAGCACGACCAAGTTAGCCGGGGACCGTGTCTGATTAACCCCAACCATTCGGCAAATCATGCACAAAGTAACAGCTACAAATTGTAGTCGTTATATTAATGTCATAGGGTCACACCGGCGAGCCAGTGGGCATCGTTCACAGTGTTCACCTTAGCTTCGTGTAGCTGAACTTTTTCGTGATGTCGATCCGAGGATAAACAGTATATAATGTTCCGTGGCAAACTTTGATCTCCCCTTGTCTCATAGTCTTAACAAACAGGAGGGCATTCCCAAGCAGGGTGTTCACCATTATCTTACCAGTGCCACGCACGTCCTTTGATCCACACAGATCTCTgcctgtccgtctgtctgtctgtagacTCAAGTTAACTGCATTGAGATTGtgtgggggagaaaaaaagcccAGCAACTAACTATATATGCTGTGGTACAGCATGTTATGTTGACGTGATTACTGATTGACATTTAGAATTTTAGTGTAGAAATAATTTTGACCTCTTGAGTGACTTTTCTCCTGTCTATGTCTCCAGACACAGAGGATGCCAGCGAAACAGACCTTGCCAAGCACGATGACGACGACTATGTGGAAATCAAAGAGCAGTAAGTCTTTTGCCAAGCATGGATCAAGCTGTTttaagcataataaaaacaatcctTTCTGTGGAGAAAGGATCGAGTGTTTGCCCTAATGCTGTACACAATGAAAGAGAATTTGACATTGGTTCTGCTTTATTTCATCGCAGAATGTACCAAGACAAACTGGCCTCCTTGAAAAGACAGTTGCAGCAATTACAAGAAGGTAATCGCTCGggaattattttaatgttttaatgactgCTGTGCTTTATtctgtgggatttttttttttgtgatagtCTGGAtccgttttgttttttttctggaggtTTTTGAAGGACACAGCCTGATCCTGACTGATTACTCAGGGAGGTGGTCAGGGATTACATCATCGGGACATGAAGTGTAGTTTCAGAGGCCGTTTCAAATCGCGGCCATTGTCTGTGGCTAAAAGAGAAACCAGCTGAGAAGCAGATGATAACTGATGACACATTGTCCTctaacatgaacacattttacattgtaaagtctTGTTTGTTGTTCGCTGATACAAACCGGCTGAGTGGCTGGTTTTTAAAGGAACTGTATCACCATCAGCTGTCCCGTGCATTTATTATTAATCAGATATGTAGAAATTGGGAGGTGATGTATTATGGGCTGTTTTGTAAATCCAAATGTAGGTGCGATGTCAGTGTAATGTGGTTTAGACTGTGGGTGGGTGCTGAGCGTAGCAGGTCGCCAAAATTTACAGCCTAGAAATAATGACAATCTACTTAAACAATACAACTGTACTTGTTCTGACCTTACATAAACTTCACTTGTGGTAAATGgaacttttctttttgtagGTACGCTGCAGGAGTATcagaagaggatgaagaagctCGACCAACAGTATAAAGAAAGGCTCCGGAACGCAGGCAAGTTAAACAATAATTAGCGCTTCCTGCTTAAGTTTGTTTGAGCAGGTGAGGGTGAAAACTTTAAATCAggaatacaggaaaaaaaaaagcccaaattcattgttttattgcaATGAAAGAAGGCAAGTGTTGACCATGAAATTAATATACAGAAAGCCTGATGGAGCCCTAGTGTTGACATGCAGTTGCCAGCTGGTATGTTTCCAAAGCTTTGCATAACAAAATTAACCGAGAGCAGAGAGTAGTCTGGACCGATCCTCATACATCCACAtccacagtgttttttttttttttttttttttttgaagtggtATAAACATCAGAGAGGATCGATTAAAAACTGGCGTTAAGACGTCATGTTGCGGTGAAATCGCACAATCACGACCGCGACATCTTCTTCTCCTTGTCTTTCCAACTCATCTATTTTCCACCATTTAGATTGTTGCGTTTTTTTAATTATAGCGGTTGCTTTATTTTTGACTCAGGGTTTTGTGTGTGATCAGCATTTTCCTTTaccgcctgtgtgtgtgtgtgtgtgcgtgtgcgtgccAGCGTTTTATGTACTCGGTTATTTGCTGATTAAAATTGCTGTGGCTGTTTAGTCTAGAATCACTGGATAAAAATCCCCCCAATCACAGCTCTGATAATCGACCTGCAGTAGTAGCTCCAGTGGTGGACAGTAGTTGCGTTCATGAATGATCATTTGACAATCTGACAAAAAATATCAGACACAGTGAAAGAGGTACTTCTTATTACCATTAATTTCAAAGATATGTGCTAATATTTGCAgcatatttttgctttattttctttttgttttgctctgcaTAACCAGTCATATAATGTTATTCCATTCTTTTTTTACAGATCTCTTTCTCCAGCTTGAGGTGAGCATAGTTAATCTTGTCGACTGAGTGATTTAGTTTATGCTGAATCGacttctactttttttttggttttacaaggtaaatgtattttccatatttttttttgtccgtGAACTTTTTGCAGACAGAACAGGTGGAGAGGAACTACATCAAGGAGAAGAAGGCAGCGGTGAAGGAGTTTGATGATAAAAAGGTCGAACTGAAGGAAAACCTAATCGCggagctggaggagaagaagaagatgatcgAGAACGAGAAATTAACAATGGAGCTGACAGGCGGTAAGCGGAACCAGAACAggataaaggttaaaaaaaaaaaaaaaaaaaggatgaggGTGTTTTGGATGTTGaattttatttctaaattagaaaaacttgaaaacatttttactatgttggtttttctgtcattcacagACTCTATGGAGGTCAAACCCATCATGACTCGGAAGCTGAGGAGACGGCCCAACGATCCGGTCCCAATACCAGACAAACGAAGAAAACCAGCACCGGATATCCTTCACATAAACTTGCAgtctctctgttttttattgctgtagATATGTCGGTTAGActtcatctgtatttttttctcaaacgTAATTATCGATTtccagagcaaaaaaaaaagttgtttcttCAGTCAGCGGGAGGTCAGGGTCACTCTCATGTCCAGaaagtgatgtgatgtgtgttttacTTCAGGTCTGAGGTCAGTCTCAGTTCAGTAAGCTGCCCCTGCTGTTCAGTGCTAACAGTGGTGAAAATGCCTTCCTTAACTCTCCAAACCTCAGCTAAATTATTTGCTAACAGACGAACAGATCATGGAAGATCTAAGAACATTGAATAAggtaattttctttaaaaaaaaatatcttaaaatcatacatatttctgctgttttttaatgatttcgTTAAACATTTCATCACCTTCTCTTTCCAGCTTAAGTCACCAAAACGGCCAGGTACGTCAGCGCTCACCTTTTTGCACTTCATTCACGCTTGTCAAGCACAGTCGATTCCCTTTTAaactccagtctttatgctgtAGCTTATTTTattaactattcctttaaacattCAAGTATTGTTATGTGGTTTTGCACACTGATGCTATCCAGggtgtagggctgcaactaacaattattttcattattgattcatgtgaagattattttcttgagtGAGcaattagtcgtttggtctttaaattgtcagaaaattgttGAGAACTATTTCCCGTAGcacaaggtgatgtcttcaaatgacttgttttgtcctgaccaacaacccaaatatattcagtttactgtcatagaagaaccacaaaatattaacatttgagaagctggaatcagatcatttctgcagattaattttctgtcgatcaatcAGTTGCCGACCGATCGTCGCAGCTGCATTCAAGTGTTTTTAACGCATCATCTCCTGTTTTTAGTGTCCCCCTCGTCTCCGGAGCACGTCCCCTCCGCTCCCATGGAGAACCCATCCCAGCGCTACGAGGCCCGCATCGAGGAAGGGAAACTTTACTACGACAAAagatggtgtgtgttttttttttttttttttttttttttttttatctttcatccTCCCAACAGGCATTGTGCTTTTCCCCTCACTTaggctgactgcagctcatgtCACCACTAGATGGCCACATCGCTATAGAAATATTGCATCTCCTCCGTCTCCTAGAGGACAGGATCCTAGTCTGTTGGTTTGAAGGTTTTGGTGTTTGGTAGTTCTCACCTCCACTTTGATAGCAGGCTCATTTTATGTGGGCTACAGAGAGAGATATTATTACTTTAGAGCCACTGAATAAGAGCTGGTGCTTGAAGCCaccataaaaatacatatcCAACGAAGGTGGCAGCATCAAAACCAATGCCGCtgttatgtagatataaagagaataaaaaaatccTTGACCAACCGCAGCTCTCATGCCCCTTCTCTTTGAATGCAGAGCTCCGCATTAGACATGTCAGTCATTTGAAGAGTCGTAAAAGTAATAGAATTCTGTCTTGTTAGCCGCCGATAAAGTCAGAAGTTGTGAAGAGGGAGCCGGGaagtttttgcacttttttctttcaagGCAAAGCCTCATTTATTCATCGCTAAAGAAGACACTAGCACTGGAAAGCCTTCTCAAAGAGCCGCAGGGAGACACATGCGTCATTATTCTTCAGTTGGGCCTTAATGATCAAATGCTTTGGTTGTCAGTCTCTTCCCCTGGGTCGGTGGTGTCCTCTTGACAGTTtgaagtcatttaaaaaaaaaaaaaatagcagacTTTTTGTTTTGACTTTCCGGTCCAATTATCTATTTAGTGCTATTTCAAGAGGAATAGGAGTTATTCAGCTGGGTAAAATTATGTATAATGAACCCTTCTCCTGTCTGCCTATCCCCCATCCCTCACTGTGAATGCTGAATTaattctctttgtgtgtgtgtgtgcgtgtgtgcgcgtgtgtgtgtgtgtgtgtttgtgttgacagGTACCACAAGAGCCAGGCCATCTACCTGGAGTCAAAGGACAACACAAAGATTAGCTGTGTCATCAGCTCAGTGGGGACCAATGAGGTGAGCTTTTTAGTTCTCATCCAGCCCCTGTCACACACTGAATTGAGTTTCCTACTTAAAGGATATTGATattctatttttcttattgtcaacaaatccaaaaaaaaaaccaaacaacgAGCCTCACTCTAGCTGTgagtgacatgtttcttcattacatagacatgggaaatgtagtttattCTGGGTAAATCCCACATATGTTGCCCTGGTGCTGTAAATTCTAACTAGAGCAACAAATATGTATAATTGCACAGCTGAAAGTAgtcccaaacaaacaaacagcactaTTTATTCTATGTTTAGGTAGTTTTGTTTTGGTAGAATTAATTGTTATTCATATTATTCATGTTATCCATATTCAGCATATAGAGTATTCAGTATACTGAGGAATGAAATTGCCCTCCTTCAGGGCTATGGTGTACACAATAATAACCGatgcaataaaaacaagttCAAAGACAGTTAAGTACAACTAGTATTAACTAGTGAATAAAGGTCTGTCACACATAGAGGGATGTTCCTCATCTTGGATGAAAGTTTACATAAAAGATTATGATGAaaactcctgtttgagtaacatttgctaaaaactacagcgCCCCAACTGATGTAGGAAATGaattggctttttaaaaatgaactatATACACATGTTAAGGCATTCAGTAGAAATgaatgggcttggggctgagtgccacagataAAGAGTAGTGTAGGGAAGTCAAGTATAGAGAGATAAACTTGacgcattgttggttttagtttttttgtatgtatttgcaaggaaaataaagaatatctccagcttttatccttttttaatACTGGATGTGTAGTGACTTTATTTGACAGAATTTACTTGTTTGACTGGTGGTGCTATTCTGAAAAGAAGGTAATGTAAATTTCTTCCTTCAGCGCCCtgcatttatatttacactTGGGAATCATTGAAAGCATTTCTACTGTCTTCTCACAAACTGCCTTGTTGTagataaatgttggttttatatcGATTCGTACGCCACGGACAGCTGCTTCACAACATTTAGTTCCAGATGACTTTATTGAGgcatttttctcttgtcttttgttCTCCAGATTTGGGTGAGAAAGACAAGTGACAGTACAAAGATGAGGATCTACCTGGGACAGCTGCAGAGGGGAGCGTTCGTCATCCGGCGACGGTCGGCCGCGTGAAACATTACcctacccctcccctccccacccctcACCAACCCCCCCATCTGTtcatttatccatccatccacctgaCCGCACATCTACCGTTTCCCCTTATTTGGTGAATCTCTGTTGAGTTTGACATGTTGGCCTCTTATTCTTCGTTATACACGCTACCCCCCTCTCACTGCTGCACACATACAGTCTTCCGTGACCAAGGATATctcatctgattttttttttttttttttttttttatccattctCCAAAATAAGTCAGATTCCTGTAAAGAAAAAGTGGTGATATTCAAACTGACTGTTTTTTCCAACATTATTTGTCACTATGTGGCATGCGTATGAAGCCGGTCAGTGGAGCCTACTTTGGTTTTTGTCTCGTGCTGTCATCGTACATCTTTTCCTACACCACACAGTCCTATTTAGATTCAtcattaagttatttttttttttttctttcttgaacAGCCTCATGTTGACCCACAGAAACTGTCTCCAAGCCTTTCAAACTGTCTCACTGGTGACATGTAACAAAGGAAGCACTGGAAAACCTCGCTGACCACATTTGTGGTATTATTTCCGCAAATTTTCACTGATTAAGGCCTGGACCTGTCTAATATAATTGCGTCTGTCGAGATGAGGAATTTGTTCAGGTTTGGCTGAGTATCGTTAGTGCCCTGACTGAAAAAAACTTGCGTGTACCAGGAATCATGCCATTCTCAAAAGAATATGCCTTTTGCACTGTCATCAAGAAATGGAGGCTGCTTGCTATGTGAATGGTTTTTCTTAATAACATGTTTAAGAGTCCTATGTATTAAACctgtaatttgaaaaaaatgtattttgaggtttttgttactattttttttttttttttgtcatttaatacGATCCTCTCCATATGTGAACAATCTGGATTAATTGGACTGTGTTTGCATGTGGGCTGTTGATTTGTAGCCTACTGTGTtccatttattaaaatgttttctgcctTTTATTAATTTGATGAAAGTGTTTACTGTTTTAATGATTCTAAAATGCACAAATTGGTTTCGGGCATTAAATTAGCTCTggtaatctttaaaaaaaaaaaaaaaaaaacagcattcatgATGTCACATCCAGAAAATTTATGAGACTTTGTCATGAATTCAGTATTATTTGTGTGCTATAAGTACACATCCTTTTAGAGGTACAAATTGTATTTGATAAGTGTGAAGCTGACACATTGTATTCTTCATGTGCAGTAGCTTCTTAGCTAGATTAGATACCCATTAACTCATCTAAATAATGTCCTTTATTCTTGTTTTAGATATTGTAGGTCAGTGGTCTTCTTGTGATGAGCTGAAGGACCCCTTCCTAAGGGACTCACTGATTACTAAAGGAAATTACTGACATCCTCAGCTGCACATCTGTGATTCCACCTGTGCCATGAAAAGTACACGTGCACTGTCACATTCAAGTCACTTAGCCTGTTGAATCTTTAATACAGACTAAGCAGGCAGCCAGGTGTGGTTCTTATCTTTTGCTGTAGGAGAATGCAAGTTGTCAGAGatgaaaggattttttttttcactgaacaAAATACCACAAACTCTTGCTGCCGAGGTACGTGCTGCTTGAAAATTTGCTTTTGAAATGCCTGCAGTTCACATTGAAACATTTGGAAAGCTAAACTTCCAGTCCACACCGGACGTGTTTTGTGCTGCGTTTGTCTCAGTCAACCTGCAcatctgacagaaaaaaatacactttaatgCAACTATCTACCTCGGCAGCGCTAAGGCTCATTCTTGAGTCGCACGTTATGACCAGAACTGTTATCGTTGACATGATGAGAGGTATGAGCTCAACGTCAGGCTTCTCTTACTGTTGTCGCTCTGCGTTATGAGAAATGCCTTAATTAAGTGtatctaataataatacatttaataagtGAAAGaattacattaatatacatCTGATTTGAatgatcaaatgtaaaaaacacaaatgtttcaTAGAACTCCTGCAATACAGACACAGACCACTAAGAGTCCACACACCCAAAATTGAGAAACTGTTTTACAGAGCAACTATAACATTACTATAGAACGTGCTCATCTAAGTCTCCACCATGCTTCGTAACATCTTAAACTGATCGATAAGGTTAATGTGAGGGTAAAGGTAAGCTTTTGAATTGCTATTTCTTACATCTGAGTGCTGAGTGTCCGTGTCATCCGTAGGGAGACAACACACTTGATTTGCCAGCATCTCCATACAATCAGCCCGACCAAGTCACCTCGCCGTACCACTCCTTTCTCCACAGCTGCTATCAACCGTCCTTCCACTTTGTAAACAGCTGAATTATTTGGCATTCAACGCAGGTCTCCGCCGGCAGAGCGGCCTGCCTCTTCCTCTTGTGTGTCCTATCGCTTTAACCGGATGGCATGTTTCGCTTTGCCTGACTTAATGACGCAGCCTGACAAGGAGGGCAATTTGTTTTGCCATGCTGCATAAAAATGCAAGGCTCATCTCAAAAGGCCTGTTGTCCAGAAGCAGTCAGGTGTGATTGCTCAGTCTCTTGCAAAGGCATGAAATAAGCTGATAGTGAATGTGATGCCCGTCTGCTCCCTTTATTGCTTCCCATATCTGGCTTTTTGTTTGAGGCCAGAATAACATACACTGAAGCGCATAATGTGAGATCCAGAGTGTATGGATTTCTTGTGAGTTTATGGTATCAATCTCATATCTAACCGCTGCGTTTCCTCACAGTCGGGCCATTTTAATTGATCTGGAATCAATAGCTCATCATGAAGGTTTCCCCCACAATATATCACCATTAAATAGGGGATAACGTGAGCAGATACTGATTGCTTTAAGTTTGCCTGAGTGTTTTTTCTCACCCGTTCACAGTACTCCCACTTGACTTCAATCTGTCTTTCTTACACATACAGATTACACACACTTAAGTGGTGTGTCAATGATCCATTTCACCACTTTATAATCTTGACATTAAAGCAAGCAGCAGCCCTCACCCGCCCCTCTCCACAGTCCTGCCTTTCAAACTATCTACCTCTTGCTCTTTGGGATTGAATCATGGCAGGTGGCTGTTTATACTGTCCTAAATCAATACGCTGAGTAAGCAAGGGAACGAGTAGGAGCACCTTGGCGTGTAGACACTTCTCTGGTGATGAATCAATTTTTCCTCATGCGCTAGAGTGTGTAAAACACCTGCTGACACACACCATACGCAAAACAAAAGGAAGCTCTCCAGTCTTCCATGACTAGAAGTCATTACAGGGTTTGTTGGTAAGTTTCACCGGAGCTGTTATACTCTTTGGTGGTTACTGCTCGTGTGCATAAAAAGTCACCCAGggcatcaataaaaaaaatcccccacCAGCCCCGGTTTCAGTGCCGAATTCCCGCTTTCATCCTCTTCCCCCTAAATTGAGCATTCGCTCCACTGCATGTTAGCTCTTCGATGCATGGCTCAGAGCAGGGAGCAGCATCTCGCTCTGCACTATCTGGTGGGAACCGAGTGGGATCCAGGCAGACTTAGATTTGCCTCTGGTGCTGAGAGAGGATGGTAGGTCCTTGACAACCCTACTAgtccttgtatgtgtgtgtgcctgcctgTTTATCACTCTCCAGCAGGTCTGCACTGGGAGAGGAATTCATTTACAGTACAAGCTCCTCATTTGACTCTTGATATCTGACCCCGGGTTATGAAATAGAGTTGCAGCCTCACCGGACCATTTGGATATACTGATCATTTGAAACATTCATGTTGTTAAGCAGCCACTGCTCATTACAAACTCCGGTTATCGTATCAGTTATTTATATGCTCTGCACTATTTTTGTTTAACTGCTCTTTTGATGTTACAGACAAGACAGCGTAACATAAAGCAGAACGAAGTTAAATAATTTGTCTCTGAGGTCAGTGTGTGAGCTTCTGAAGtggatttactgtatttcaaataaCAAGTTTGTGTACAGAAAGATTCTTTTATTTGTGCCAGAAAATGTGTCCACAGATACTCCTCTGCTTTTATAGATACCATTTCAAATACTCCCAAACAAAACCTCAGCAAATAACACTGTGTAACAAATCTTTACTTGCTTTTTGTTCCTGGGttgtaagtgttttttttcctgattgcTTATGCCTAAAAAGTATGGAAAATGGCTATTATTCCCTTCAAACTTTGCGTTTGTGACCAGGACAgtgatattttgaaatgtatctATTTCCAATAGGAAAAAGGGCAAATCTGCATATTTTCATTCACACAACTGTAGTATAAATACATGTTAATCTTGAtacatatgttgtttttctgactttatgtgaatgaaaatgtgcaaatttccCCGTTTTCCCATTGGAAATGGGTAAATTTCAAAATCTCATTGTCCAGgtcacaaaagcaaagtttgaagggaataacagccattttctaaactttttAGGCACAAGCAATTAGGAAATAACACTTACTACCCAGGaacaaaacactgtgaaaaGCTTAGCACCacttttcatctcatttttgctttttgcaaCAAGAATATAGTCCTATTAAAACTACTGTTTGGAAGAAGTATGTTTCCCCCACTTATTAGTGTTAGGAGAAGTTAAGCTTGTTCAAATTaacttctctgtgtgtgtttttttcctttcaacCCCGCTGCTAATTCAAAGAGAATTGCCTAATGACGATGGTCTGCTTTTAACAACGTCTATGTTTAGCACTCTCAGCACTTGAAGCGTGTCTTGCAGcctttttccacatttttaagGGATGCAATGTTTTCACAGCTCGCTTTTACATCTGAAAGGCTGAAAGCTCATAAGATCTGCACACAAATAAACCATGTGATTTCCttactgtttttaatttcatctcCAATGATCATCATTAGAGCAATTACTCGAGGGGTGAACACAAAATGTAATGCTAAGGTCTTAAAGCTACATTTTGATGTCAGACCCATCTTCAAGACAGGGCCTCAAGATCAGGAGAGAAAGCAGGATGCGATGTGAAGGCACTTATTTTAGTAATGCAtattccttaaaaaaaagagaaagatataACTGATAAAATTGCCACATAGTAAAACTTGGTCTTTTTGGGGTCAGTTGCTGGGTTTGCTCAGTTGGTATTCATTGGTTACATTGAGTTATTGCTTCTTTTGTTTATAGGATCTGACTACCTGTGGTGGAATGTAACATTGCATTTACTCAATTAGTGTAGGTATATTTGTACTTAACTTggatattttcatttcatgttactttatatttctattcAACTACAATTACTGTATTGAAGTATAAagtattgttatttttactcCAGTTTTAGTTGCTAGTTATTTTTCAGGAtgatattttatacacaaaacataTAATAATCTTTTACAATGTGAGGCATTGTTATAGATGAAACTGCCCAACATTATATAAAGCAGTTAAAATGATCTCCAGACTGACAGTACAATGATGCTTACACATCTGCGAACACATCAGGGTTAATCCAATAATATCCAGTGTAACATATAGCACTGACAGAAGCCATTTTTCTGCATgattagtacttttacttttgattatAATTAGATTAAATTCTTTCTAACCAAGCCAAATCTTATCTAACTTTTACTTATGAGGATCTTTTCCCCCACTACTGATTACATTCATTCACTTTAGGAAGAACTCACCAAGATATAACCTTCATGACCTGCTCTATCTTAAAAAGTCATAAAGTTGTAGCTCTCGTATTCTGTCTTCCATACACCACCTTCATATAGTCATCAGGGATGACTATAATCATGTCCTGTCATGTCCTACTCCGCTGTTTTGTCCCATACATAGTCATCCAGCCATGAATGACTACAGGACATGACAGTAGCTAAACCCAGTGTGACTATGTCATTATCGTATTTGCACAAAGACTGGCAGGCAATTTCAAAGCAGAAACCCCCAAGAGGGAGTTCTTCACTGTCATTATTGGCACTAGTGGTGGTACTACTGGCTACAAGGTGACAACAACTGCAGAAGTAGACATAATCACTATTAAGAATACCCTCTTGAGCATTATTCTTATATACTTCAGGGACTAACCCACGTATAGGAAAGGtaagaaagcaagaaagacTGAAAGTAGCTCCAATGATACCTCTAGATTCAGCATAGCAACCGATTCCAGTTCCTGTAGACGTGCTTTAGTTTACGGGAATTATCATCATGTCTTTGACCAATCAGCTTCCTTTACTATAATTACACAACAAAGTGACAGGAGACGAGATAGACTGTGGCACATTTGGTTATGGAAAGAGTCACACCATCATCTTGACATGAATAATTTAACAGGAGAGAGGGTAACAAAGACTTTAGGAATCAAAGGAAAGAGCATCAGGAGCGACTTGAAAATGTAAGCGTGatatgtatacatgtgtgtgttctgtttgcAATGAATACCACCAGCACTAATGCTTGTGGCATTTTGTGTCATTATTAAAATTGCTATTCAGAATGAGACACACTCACGCCAACAGCAAGCTCTTAAGACCAGAAGGTCCAAGATGACCTtggctttttgttgtttcaagGTCAGTGCATGTTTGGAGACTTCTTTCAGTCATTATAGCTATTGTGTAGATCTGAATTCATTTTTGACACCCCTGACACCAattctcttattttcttatcATACAACCACCTCTGAAAACTGTGAATGCACTCCATTGTGATTATGCAATTTcatcatacagtacatatctACCAAAATCCTCTCATGGCGCACAGCTCAAAGCAACAACCTTCACGCTGACTTTGGTATCC is drawn from Thunnus albacares chromosome 2, fThuAlb1.1, whole genome shotgun sequence and contains these coding sequences:
- the suds3 gene encoding sin3 histone deacetylase corepressor complex component SDS3 isoform X1, translated to MASTLLSPMVDYYNDEEELDSVDDDDDRSFRGRDSEEDTEDASETDLAKHDDDDYVEIKEQMYQDKLASLKRQLQQLQEGTLQEYQKRMKKLDQQYKERLRNADLFLQLETEQVERNYIKEKKAAVKEFDDKKVELKENLIAELEEKKKMIENEKLTMELTGDSMEVKPIMTRKLRRRPNDPVPIPDKRRKPAPAQLNYLLTDEQIMEDLRTLNKLKSPKRPVSPSSPEHVPSAPMENPSQRYEARIEEGKLYYDKRWYHKSQAIYLESKDNTKISCVISSVGTNEIWVRKTSDSTKMRIYLGQLQRGAFVIRRRSAA
- the suds3 gene encoding sin3 histone deacetylase corepressor complex component SDS3 isoform X2; the encoded protein is MTALQDTEDASETDLAKHDDDDYVEIKEQMYQDKLASLKRQLQQLQEGTLQEYQKRMKKLDQQYKERLRNADLFLQLETEQVERNYIKEKKAAVKEFDDKKVELKENLIAELEEKKKMIENEKLTMELTGDSMEVKPIMTRKLRRRPNDPVPIPDKRRKPAPAQLNYLLTDEQIMEDLRTLNKLKSPKRPVSPSSPEHVPSAPMENPSQRYEARIEEGKLYYDKRWYHKSQAIYLESKDNTKISCVISSVGTNEIWVRKTSDSTKMRIYLGQLQRGAFVIRRRSAA
- the suds3 gene encoding sin3 histone deacetylase corepressor complex component SDS3 isoform X3: MYQDKLASLKRQLQQLQEGTLQEYQKRMKKLDQQYKERLRNADLFLQLETEQVERNYIKEKKAAVKEFDDKKVELKENLIAELEEKKKMIENEKLTMELTGDSMEVKPIMTRKLRRRPNDPVPIPDKRRKPAPAQLNYLLTDEQIMEDLRTLNKLKSPKRPVSPSSPEHVPSAPMENPSQRYEARIEEGKLYYDKRWYHKSQAIYLESKDNTKISCVISSVGTNEIWVRKTSDSTKMRIYLGQLQRGAFVIRRRSAA